GGGTTTCTGTAAGGCGGGCGATTCTAAGAGCGATTGTATGGTTGTGCCCATGACTTTGGGATCGTCGATGGGAACGAGCATGCCGGATTTCTTATTTTTGATCAGAGACTTAGGGCCGGCGCTTTCTGCTGCTATCACGGGAATTTCATTGGCCCATGCCTCGATGACCACATTGCCGAGGGGTTCGTGGCGGGAAGGGCAGACAAATATATCAGCCGTGGCAAATAGGGGCCCGACTTTTTCTTGCCATCCCAGAAATCGAATACGATCCTGGACACCCAGTTCTGTGGCCAATTCTGCCAGCGCTGTATGTTCAGGGCCTTCGCCTCCAATCCAAAGATAGGCTTTTGGAGTATGGACGAGGGATTTGATGAGAGTATCAAACGCTTTATTCTCGTGGAGTCGACCTAATGCCAGGATGAGAGGGGCATCTTGGGGGGTATCAAAGACATTTTTGTCTATGGGCGAGGCATTCTTTTTTTTCACAAAGTTCGGGATATAGTGGGCGTGGTCTTTGGGCCAGCCTTCTTTGGAAAGATAATCCACGATGTCTTGGGTGTTGCCAATCAAGTGTTGGCAATTTTGGTAGTACTTTAGGTTATAGTATCCCCCCAAGCGGGCGATCGAAACAAAAGGAATGTTTGTCGAGAGAGGGCAAAAGTGAGAGGCACGGCTCATCCAAGTCAAGACAATGTCTGGTTGAAATGTTTGAATTTCGTTTTGAAAAAGCCGTTTGGTTGCAAAATCTAAGGACCCCGAGAACTTGAGGACTTTGTAAGGAATTCCCTCTCTATCGAATTTTTTCATTCGGGAGTGATTGTTTGCGATTAACAGTTTTTGCTCTAGCCCTCGGTCATGGAAGGCCTTTGCCAGTCGCACAAAGAAAGCTTCTGCTCCTCCAAATCCTCTTGCCCCCATGGCTTGAATAATACGCATCTTACGACTTTTCCTCCAAAGTTGCCTTCAGATAGGAAAGAAGAGGATAGAGCCCTGCACAGAGGGCAATTAAAAATCCGTATTTTCCTTCCCGATAGCCTTTACGAGCCACATAGCACTTATAAAATCTCGAGAACAATCGTCTTATGTTTGCTCCAAAGCTTTCCTGTATACCCAGTTCCCTTATATCAAGGGCACGGGCTGAGGTATAGCGATTAAGACGATTTAATAAGTCTGAAATATCTTCGTCAACATGATGGACGATGGGACTTTGGAGAGGATTCCCTTTTGTTCCCGTAAACGTAATCTTTGGGTGGACGCGTTGATTGCCCCAAACTTTAGAATTTGCCTTAAATAAGCAAAATCCTTGCGACTTTCCAAAATAGGCACCCCATCCTTTTCGCACTAAATGATCCCCAATATAATTATCAACGGGGACGCCATGATAGTCAAAGCCTGTGGTATTTATGGTTTCTCTAATTTCGTTGGCAAGGGCACTTGAAATGCGTTCGTCCGCATCAACTTCTAGGATCCAATCGGTAGGACAAGCGCTCAGGCCTTTATTTCGTCTCTCGCCTTCAATGTCCCAAGAGCCTTTCACAATGTTCTGGGTATATTTTTTGGCTATTTTTTCCGAGCCGTCGGTGCATTTATCGAGAACGACGACGATTTGATCGGCAAATTTTAGTTGGTCTAAACATGCGTCCAAATGCATCTCTTCATTATGGGCCACGACAAGGGCTGAAAGAGTGGTCTTTTGGAG
This DNA window, taken from Alphaproteobacteria bacterium, encodes the following:
- a CDS encoding glycosyltransferase family 2 protein, coding for MTQKSLQKTTLSALVVAHNEEMHLDACLDQLKFADQIVVVLDKCTDGSEKIAKKYTQNIVKGSWDIEGERRNKGLSACPTDWILEVDADERISSALANEIRETINTTGFDYHGVPVDNYIGDHLVRKGWGAYFGKSQGFCLFKANSKVWGNQRVHPKITFTGTKGNPLQSPIVHHVDEDISDLLNRLNRYTSARALDIRELGIQESFGANIRRLFSRFYKCYVARKGYREGKYGFLIALCAGLYPLLSYLKATLEEKS
- a CDS encoding glycosyltransferase — encoded protein: MRIIQAMGARGFGGAEAFFVRLAKAFHDRGLEQKLLIANNHSRMKKFDREGIPYKVLKFSGSLDFATKRLFQNEIQTFQPDIVLTWMSRASHFCPLSTNIPFVSIARLGGYYNLKYYQNCQHLIGNTQDIVDYLSKEGWPKDHAHYIPNFVKKKNASPIDKNVFDTPQDAPLILALGRLHENKAFDTLIKSLVHTPKAYLWIGGEGPEHTALAELATELGVQDRIRFLGWQEKVGPLFATADIFVCPSRHEPLGNVVIEAWANEIPVIAAESAGPKSLIKNKKSGMLVPIDDPKVMGTTIQSLLESPALQKPLIQEGVKAYEKNFTEDIIVAKYLDFFEHILSKREKKPCAASQV